The Salvia splendens isolate huo1 chromosome 21, SspV2, whole genome shotgun sequence genome includes a window with the following:
- the LOC121783387 gene encoding CASP-like protein 2D1, with product MNASDLKLLDFSLRLFVIPFNIASIWIAINNSQDNSDYGKLEFHDFVGLKYMVCVSAIAAVYALFAAVSSYLRCLLTKAWLFFFTDQVLAYLMVTSMAALVEFLYLAYNGDQMVSWSSGCVSYGKFCSRLKIALILHVIAVCCFLVLALISAYRLFRRFDPPYVPSKDPQQDTT from the exons ATGAATGCCTCCGACCTCAAACTGCTGGATTTCTCGCTGAGGCTGTTTGTTATCCCTTTCAACATTGCTTCCATTTGGATTGCCATCAACAACAGTCAGGATAACTCCGACTATGGTAAATTGGAGTTCCATGACTTCGTCGGCCTCAA GTATATGGTTTGCGTGAGTGCAATTGCTGCTGTCTATGCTTTGTTTGCTGCTGTTTCTTCATATCTCAGATGCTTGCTCACTAAAGCCTGGCTTTTCTTCTTTACTGATCAG GTGCTGGCATACTTAATGGTGACATCAATGGCAGCATTGGTGGAGTTTCTATACTTGGCCTACAATGGTGATCAAATGGTGTCATGGAGTTCAGGCTGTGTATCTTATGGAAAATTCTGTAGCAGATTGAAGATAGCATTGATTCTTCATGTAATTGCTGTCTGTTGTTTCCTAGTTTTGGCACTCATTTCTGCTTACAGGTTGTTTAGAAGATTTGACCCACCTTATGTTCCTTCTAAAGACCCCCAACAAGATACGACTTAA